The following coding sequences are from one Treponema bryantii window:
- a CDS encoding DUF1667 domain-containing protein: protein MENTIEKIPLTCIICPMGCSMEVEVETDADGNKKVLSVKDNGCKRGEQYAAKELQNPTRTLTSTIKVNGGVLPVVPVKTAGEVPKNMLLQCMEVVRRASCKAPVKRGDILLYDLLGTGINVIACSDVAKA from the coding sequence ATGGAAAATACAATCGAAAAAATCCCGCTTACATGTATCATCTGTCCGATGGGCTGTTCAATGGAAGTTGAAGTTGAAACCGATGCCGACGGCAACAAAAAAGTTCTCAGCGTAAAAGACAATGGCTGTAAACGCGGCGAGCAGTATGCTGCCAAAGAACTCCAGAACCCAACACGTACACTAACTTCAACAATCAAAGTGAACGGTGGAGTTTTGCCGGTAGTCCCTGTAAAAACTGCAGGTGAAGTTCCAAAGAATATGCTTCTCCAGTGCATGGAAGTAGTGCGCCGTGCCAGCTGTAAAGCTCCGGTAAAACGCGGTGACATTCTGCTGTACGATCTGCTGGGTACTGGAATCAACGTAATTGCATGTTCAGATGTAGCGAAAGCGTAA
- the flgB gene encoding flagellar basal body rod protein FlgB, whose product MNSFTRSIDLLQREMDVTSLRYQVTANNLANSEVPNFKRSTVNFESELKRALDSEKEAKNAFHLTTTDSRHIQVNVPYDYRDVQPRRVLDYTTTAKANGNNVDAETEANNILQIQMQYRMLTQLTSFEFDQVSTAMKK is encoded by the coding sequence ATGAACAGTTTCACCCGTTCAATTGACCTGCTTCAGCGTGAAATGGACGTAACTTCATTGCGCTATCAGGTTACAGCAAATAACCTTGCAAACAGTGAGGTTCCTAATTTTAAGCGTTCAACAGTAAACTTTGAAAGTGAACTTAAGCGTGCTCTTGATTCTGAAAAAGAAGCTAAGAATGCTTTTCATCTTACAACAACAGATTCCCGCCATATTCAGGTAAATGTTCCATACGATTACCGTGATGTTCAGCCTCGTCGTGTTCTCGATTACACAACTACAGCAAAGGCAAACGGTAACAACGTAGATGCAGAAACTGAAGCAAACAATATCCTCCAGATTCAGATGCAGTACCGCATGCTCACCCAGCTCACAAGCTTTGAGTTTGATCAGGTATCGACCGCAATGAAGAAATAG
- a CDS encoding iron-containing alcohol dehydrogenase — MDNFTFYSPTKFVFGKDTEQQAGALVKEFGGSKVLLHFGGKSAEKSGLLGRVRESLKGAGVDFVELGGVHPNPLDDLVYEGIDLCRKNGVDFILAVGGGSVIDSAKAIAMGVCYDGDFWDFYSYTAQPKKALPVGTVLTIAAAGSEGSGDSVITKKDGMIKRGTGGECIRPKFSILNPALTQTLPAYQTACGATDIMAHVCERYFTNTKDVETTDRLCEAVLMAMIHETPKVIADANDYEARANIMWAGMVAHNNIVGVGRDQDWNSHGIEHELSGLYDCAHGAGLAVIMPSWMEFVYKHDVMRFAQWATRVWGCKMDFADPEATAREGIKRFREFLHSIGMPINFTELGAKEEDIPTLVKKFGLPEGGRTGGFVKLSSEDIAEIYKIAAKATL, encoded by the coding sequence ATGGATAATTTTACATTTTATAGCCCAACTAAGTTTGTTTTTGGAAAAGATACTGAACAGCAGGCAGGTGCACTTGTAAAGGAATTTGGTGGAAGCAAGGTTTTGCTTCATTTTGGCGGTAAATCTGCAGAAAAATCAGGTCTTCTTGGAAGAGTTCGAGAATCTCTGAAAGGAGCCGGTGTTGATTTTGTAGAACTCGGTGGAGTTCATCCTAATCCTCTTGATGATTTAGTTTATGAAGGAATAGATTTGTGCCGTAAGAACGGCGTGGACTTTATTCTTGCTGTTGGCGGAGGTTCTGTAATTGACAGTGCTAAAGCTATTGCAATGGGCGTTTGCTATGATGGCGATTTCTGGGATTTTTATTCATATACAGCACAGCCAAAAAAGGCACTTCCAGTTGGAACTGTTCTCACAATTGCAGCTGCCGGAAGTGAAGGTTCCGGTGACTCTGTAATCACTAAAAAAGATGGAATGATAAAACGCGGAACAGGCGGTGAATGTATCCGTCCTAAGTTCTCTATTTTGAATCCTGCATTGACACAGACTCTGCCTGCATACCAGACAGCGTGTGGTGCAACAGATATTATGGCTCACGTTTGCGAGCGTTACTTTACAAACACAAAGGATGTAGAAACTACAGACCGTTTGTGTGAAGCAGTTCTGATGGCTATGATCCACGAAACTCCTAAAGTAATCGCTGACGCAAATGATTATGAAGCCCGCGCTAACATCATGTGGGCCGGAATGGTTGCTCATAACAATATCGTTGGTGTTGGCCGTGACCAGGACTGGAACAGCCACGGAATTGAACATGAACTTTCAGGCCTTTATGACTGTGCTCACGGTGCAGGACTTGCAGTTATCATGCCTTCATGGATGGAATTTGTTTATAAGCATGATGTAATGCGTTTTGCTCAGTGGGCTACACGTGTTTGGGGCTGCAAGATGGATTTTGCTGATCCGGAAGCTACAGCACGCGAAGGTATCAAGCGTTTCCGCGAGTTCCTTCACAGCATCGGTATGCCTATCAATTTTACTGAGCTTGGTGCCAAGGAAGAAGATATCCCTACTCTCGTAAAGAAATTCGGTCTGCCGGAAGGCGGAAGAACCGGCGGATTCGTAAAGCTGAGTTCTGAAGATATTGCTGAAATCTACAAGATTGCGGCTAAAGCTACATTATAA
- a CDS encoding NAD-dependent epimerase/dehydratase family protein yields MKVLFIGGTGTISMAISKLILEKGWELYLINRGNRNNDERLKGAHFITVDINDEKAAAEKLAGMQFDVACDFIGFVPSQLERNYRLLKGKVRQFLYISSASAYQKPCGNYVISEKTPLANPYWEYSRNKIACEDYLMKLYRDEQFPVTIIRPSHTYDERSVPLGVHGDKGSWQVVKRIKEGKPVIIHGDGTSLWTITHNSDFAKGFVGLMGNIHAIGEAFQIMSDESVTWNQIYKCIAASLGVELKPIYVSSSYLAAHSDYDFTGSLIGDKANSVVFDCSKLKTLVPDFVATKRADQGIRETVEYVLAHPECQIEDPDFDKWCDEIIAKMN; encoded by the coding sequence ATGAAAGTTCTATTCATAGGCGGAACCGGTACAATCAGCATGGCAATTTCTAAATTGATATTGGAAAAAGGCTGGGAGCTGTATCTTATAAACAGAGGAAACCGTAATAACGATGAGCGTCTTAAAGGTGCGCATTTTATTACAGTTGATATAAATGATGAGAAAGCAGCGGCAGAAAAGCTTGCAGGCATGCAGTTTGATGTAGCATGTGATTTTATTGGCTTTGTACCTTCACAGCTGGAACGCAACTATCGCCTGCTTAAGGGCAAGGTACGTCAGTTTTTGTACATCAGTTCTGCTTCTGCTTATCAAAAGCCTTGTGGAAACTATGTAATCAGCGAAAAAACTCCGCTTGCAAATCCTTACTGGGAATATTCACGCAATAAGATTGCCTGCGAAGACTATCTGATGAAACTTTACAGAGATGAACAGTTCCCTGTAACAATTATAAGACCGAGCCATACTTATGATGAACGTTCGGTGCCACTTGGAGTTCACGGCGACAAGGGCAGCTGGCAGGTTGTAAAGAGAATCAAAGAAGGAAAGCCTGTGATTATTCATGGAGATGGAACTTCGCTCTGGACAATCACACATAATTCTGATTTTGCAAAGGGCTTTGTCGGATTGATGGGAAACATTCACGCAATTGGTGAAGCATTTCAGATTATGAGCGACGAAAGCGTTACCTGGAATCAGATTTACAAGTGCATTGCAGCATCGCTTGGCGTTGAGCTTAAGCCGATTTATGTTTCATCAAGCTATCTTGCAGCACATTCTGATTACGACTTTACAGGAAGTCTGATTGGAGACAAGGCAAACTCTGTTGTTTTTGACTGCAGTAAACTGAAGACACTTGTACCGGACTTTGTTGCAACCAAACGCGCAGATCAGGGAATCAGAGAAACTGTTGAATATGTTCTTGCACACCCTGAATGCCAGATAGAAGACCCGGACTTTGATAAATGGTGCGATGAAATAATCGCAAAAATGAACTAA
- the flgC gene encoding flagellar basal body rod protein FlgC, which produces MGLFTSINIAATGMAAERLRTDVISDNIANASTTRTQDGGPFKKSTVVMRPVADANPQWRTPFTPSSLDNGPGKGVKVLEITKDTSEGRLVYDPTHPDAYQSGPHKGYVEYPNVNIVNEMVDLISASRAYEANATVVDGAKDMFSAALEIGR; this is translated from the coding sequence ATGGGACTTTTTACTAGTATTAACATAGCCGCAACCGGAATGGCTGCTGAAAGACTCAGAACAGATGTAATTTCTGATAATATTGCAAACGCTTCGACTACACGTACACAGGACGGCGGTCCTTTCAAAAAATCTACCGTTGTAATGCGTCCTGTTGCAGATGCAAATCCACAGTGGAGAACACCATTTACTCCTTCAAGCCTCGACAATGGTCCTGGAAAAGGTGTAAAGGTTTTGGAGATTACAAAAGATACTTCTGAGGGACGTCTTGTTTATGATCCAACCCATCCTGATGCATATCAGAGTGGCCCTCATAAAGGTTATGTTGAATATCCTAACGTAAATATCGTAAACGAAATGGTAGATTTGATTTCTGCCTCACGTGCTTACGAAGCAAATGCAACAGTTGTTGACGGTGCAAAGGATATGTTCTCTGCAGCACTTGAAATCGGACGATAA
- a CDS encoding NAD(P)/FAD-dependent oxidoreductase, producing the protein MEYDIVVIGGGPAGMAAAIAAKKAGTDSILILERDTRIGGILLQCIHNGFGLHYFGEELTGPEYAARFSDEVEKLGIEYKTDTMVLEVAQNEGYRLVTAINTVDGLMHIKAKAVVLATGCRERTRGALIIPGTRPAGIFTAGAAQRFVNIDGYMPGRKVVILGSGDIGLIMARRLTLEGAEVKLVCEVMPFSSGLRRNIVQCVENFNIPLKFSHTIVQIHGKERVEGVTVAAVDSNRKPVPGTEEFIECDTVLLSVGLIPENEIASGCGIAIDSATSGPVVNEHMQTSSEGIFACGNTVHVHDLVDFVTAESLRAGENAAKFVQGKIVQDGKKITLRPGNRVRYTVPQYIESAVQDGNVSIMFRATDVYKDVYIEVSSNNKILKSVRKKVVRPGEMQVTELTPAQLAEAGDDITVSVQLSGEVAE; encoded by the coding sequence ATGGAATACGATATAGTTGTAATTGGCGGCGGTCCTGCCGGAATGGCGGCGGCAATTGCTGCAAAGAAAGCTGGTACAGACAGCATTTTGATTTTAGAGCGCGATACAAGAATCGGAGGAATTCTGCTTCAGTGTATTCATAACGGATTTGGTCTTCATTATTTTGGTGAAGAGCTTACCGGTCCGGAATATGCTGCACGCTTTTCTGATGAAGTTGAAAAGCTTGGTATTGAATATAAAACTGATACTATGGTACTCGAGGTTGCGCAGAATGAAGGTTATCGCCTTGTTACTGCAATCAACACTGTAGATGGTCTTATGCACATTAAGGCAAAGGCTGTCGTTCTTGCGACCGGTTGTCGTGAAAGAACCCGCGGTGCGCTGATTATTCCGGGTACAAGACCTGCCGGTATCTTTACTGCAGGTGCGGCTCAGCGCTTTGTAAATATTGACGGATATATGCCTGGACGTAAGGTTGTAATTCTTGGTTCCGGAGATATCGGTTTGATTATGGCACGCCGTCTTACTCTGGAAGGTGCTGAAGTAAAACTGGTCTGTGAGGTAATGCCTTTCAGTTCCGGTTTGCGTCGTAACATTGTTCAGTGTGTTGAGAACTTTAATATTCCGCTGAAGTTCAGTCATACGATTGTTCAGATTCACGGAAAGGAACGTGTTGAAGGAGTTACTGTAGCGGCAGTTGATTCTAACCGTAAGCCTGTTCCTGGAACTGAAGAGTTTATTGAGTGCGATACAGTTTTGCTTTCTGTAGGCCTTATTCCTGAAAACGAAATCGCTTCAGGTTGTGGAATTGCAATTGACTCTGCAACCAGCGGTCCTGTTGTAAACGAGCATATGCAGACTTCTTCAGAAGGTATTTTTGCCTGCGGAAACACAGTTCATGTTCATGACCTCGTAGACTTTGTAACTGCTGAAAGCTTAAGGGCAGGCGAAAATGCAGCAAAGTTTGTTCAGGGAAAAATTGTTCAGGATGGAAAGAAAATCACCCTGCGCCCTGGAAACCGTGTGCGCTACACCGTGCCTCAGTATATTGAATCAGCTGTACAGGACGGAAATGTTTCAATTATGTTCCGTGCAACAGATGTTTATAAAGATGTTTATATCGAAGTTTCAAGTAATAATAAGATATTGAAATCTGTGAGAAAGAAGGTTGTGCGCCCTGGAGAAATGCAGGTAACAGAACTTACTCCGGCCCAGCTTGCAGAAGCCGGCGATGACATTACAGTTTCAGTTCAACTTTCAGGGGAGGTAGCAGAATAA
- a CDS encoding SDR family NAD(P)-dependent oxidoreductase, translating into MVDVKGKWALVTGANRGIGYRIAKFMASKGCNLILHSRSLEHTKAVLEEVRAMGVEAYDIAAELSDLSQVEAMMNEIEKRGKPVDILFNDAAVQIAYRTDYWKTPVEDYSKSFVINTIAPMMLCYRFIPKMIERGWGRVINTTSGIRNEPEQAGYSASKAALDKVTSDIGGKLDGTDVCINLADPGWCRTDLGGPNAPNDPDSVIPGIVVGAFIDDKKSGRWLGAQDFAGLTLEEAVKKAADYPQLFK; encoded by the coding sequence ATGGTTGACGTAAAAGGAAAATGGGCGCTGGTTACCGGCGCAAACCGAGGAATCGGATATAGAATCGCAAAGTTTATGGCCAGCAAAGGCTGTAATCTGATTTTACACAGCCGCTCACTCGAGCATACTAAGGCCGTACTTGAAGAAGTCCGAGCAATGGGCGTAGAAGCTTACGATATTGCTGCAGAACTCAGCGATCTTTCTCAGGTAGAAGCAATGATGAACGAAATTGAAAAACGCGGAAAGCCGGTTGATATTCTTTTCAACGACGCCGCAGTTCAGATTGCTTACCGCACAGACTACTGGAAAACACCGGTTGAAGATTATTCAAAGAGCTTTGTAATCAACACAATTGCTCCGATGATGCTCTGCTACCGCTTTATTCCAAAGATGATTGAACGCGGCTGGGGCCGTGTAATCAACACAACAAGCGGAATCCGCAACGAACCGGAACAGGCCGGCTACAGCGCAAGTAAAGCAGCCCTCGATAAAGTAACATCTGATATCGGTGGTAAACTCGACGGCACAGATGTCTGCATCAACCTCGCAGACCCGGGCTGGTGTCGCACAGACCTCGGTGGTCCGAACGCTCCAAATGATCCTGACAGCGTAATTCCTGGAATTGTTGTCGGAGCTTTCATTGATGACAAGAAGAGCGGCCGCTGGCTTGGTGCACAAGACTTTGCAGGCCTCACACTTGAAGAAGCAGTAAAAAAAGCTGCAGATTATCCGCAGCTTTTTAAGTAG
- a CDS encoding tyrosine-type recombinase/integrase has protein sequence MTLRELTDEFLLYLSAVRGLSNNTVIGYGNDLKQLQEFLTPDLDVKSITRENLMLCIGRLSAENKSAATVNRFIAAVRTLFAYAKKLGYVEKNPSLEMKTVKLPKRMPNFMTSAEVGEICNAPVKEELLWKSRDHALFLMLYSSGCRVSEIVSLKLSDFMDGGRSAIVTGKGNKQRKVYFAEESRKALAEYLKDRKKLLIDLKIEKIPAELFINLKGHPLTTGGLRYILNRYSGVEGTNRHVNPHAFRHTFATNMLGNGADVRIVQEMLGHSSISTTQRYTHITTEKLIDIYNKAHPHS, from the coding sequence ATGACTTTACGCGAGCTTACAGATGAATTTCTCTTATATCTTTCTGCAGTGAGGGGGCTTTCCAATAATACTGTTATAGGGTACGGAAACGACCTCAAACAGCTGCAGGAGTTTTTGACACCAGACCTTGATGTAAAATCTATCACTCGTGAAAATCTGATGCTTTGTATCGGGCGGCTTTCTGCGGAGAATAAATCGGCGGCTACTGTAAACAGGTTTATTGCCGCTGTGCGTACTTTGTTTGCCTATGCGAAAAAACTTGGTTATGTTGAAAAAAATCCTTCGCTGGAAATGAAGACTGTAAAGCTGCCTAAACGTATGCCAAACTTTATGACATCGGCTGAAGTAGGGGAGATTTGTAATGCGCCTGTAAAAGAAGAACTTTTGTGGAAAAGCCGTGACCATGCGCTTTTTCTGATGCTTTATTCTTCGGGCTGTCGTGTGAGCGAAATAGTTAGTCTTAAACTTTCTGATTTTATGGATGGTGGGCGTTCAGCTATTGTTACGGGAAAGGGCAATAAACAGCGTAAGGTTTATTTTGCTGAGGAATCGCGTAAAGCTCTTGCTGAATATCTGAAAGACCGCAAAAAACTCCTGATTGACCTGAAAATTGAAAAGATTCCCGCTGAACTTTTTATAAATCTTAAAGGGCATCCTCTTACAACTGGTGGTCTCCGATATATTCTTAACCGATACTCAGGAGTTGAGGGAACAAACCGCCATGTAAATCCTCATGCTTTCCGTCACACTTTTGCTACAAATATGCTTGGAAATGGTGCTGATGTCCGTATTGTTCAGGAAATGCTGGGGCACAGTTCTATCAGTACAACACAGCGATATACTCATATTACTACCGAAAAACTCATCGATATCTACAATAAAGCCCATCCGCATTCTTAA
- the fliE gene encoding flagellar hook-basal body complex protein FliE — MKIQDFGTLQMVRTDKAHFGQGKIQPLTANIPGMSPIEKLNRTEAASIQRAGESKSFQSYLLDALSTVNSQQLDVTAVQEKLITDPDDVDIHDVTIAMAKARQSLNLAQTVIDRLVTGWNEITTTR; from the coding sequence ATGAAGATTCAAGATTTCGGCACCCTTCAGATGGTGCGCACAGATAAAGCTCATTTTGGACAGGGAAAGATTCAGCCTCTTACTGCAAATATTCCCGGCATGTCGCCAATCGAAAAACTAAACAGAACAGAAGCTGCTTCGATTCAACGTGCAGGTGAGTCAAAATCTTTCCAGTCATATCTTCTTGATGCCTTGAGCACTGTAAACAGCCAGCAGCTGGATGTTACTGCAGTTCAGGAAAAGCTCATTACAGATCCTGATGATGTTGATATTCATGATGTAACAATTGCAATGGCAAAAGCCCGCCAGAGCCTGAACCTTGCGCAGACTGTAATTGACCGTCTGGTTACCGGATGGAACGAGATTACTACTACCCGATAG
- the hslV gene encoding ATP-dependent protease subunit HslV, translating into MGNKTKIRSTTILAVRRNGQVAMAGDGQCTLGETVCKGNSRKVRKIYDGKILTGFAGSVADAFTLLDRFEAKVKEYNGDIMRSAVELAKAWRTDRTLQKLEAMLLVADKKQILLISGDGNVIEPEKDAIAIGSGGNYAYSAALAYLDSSDLSAKEIAERSLNIAGSICIYTNQNLTIETLE; encoded by the coding sequence ATGGGAAATAAAACAAAAATCAGAAGCACCACAATTCTTGCAGTACGCAGAAATGGACAGGTTGCTATGGCTGGTGATGGCCAGTGTACTTTGGGCGAGACTGTTTGTAAGGGAAATTCTCGCAAAGTTCGAAAGATTTATGATGGAAAGATTCTCACCGGATTTGCGGGTAGTGTTGCAGATGCTTTTACTCTGCTTGACCGCTTTGAAGCCAAGGTGAAAGAATATAACGGAGATATTATGCGTTCAGCTGTTGAGCTTGCAAAGGCCTGGCGTACAGACCGCACTCTTCAGAAGCTAGAGGCAATGCTCCTTGTTGCAGATAAAAAACAGATTCTTTTGATCAGCGGCGACGGTAACGTTATTGAGCCTGAAAAGGATGCAATTGCAATCGGTTCGGGCGGAAATTACGCATATTCTGCGGCTCTCGCTTATCTTGATTCTTCAGATTTGAGCGCTAAGGAGATTGCGGAGCGTTCTCTTAATATCGCCGGCAGCATCTGTATTTATACAAATCAGAATCTGACAATAGAGACTCTTGAGTAA
- a CDS encoding PrsW family glutamic-type intramembrane protease, giving the protein MKFILYFILIPALLPVFLILRYVYLLDKNEREPLNFVLKVVIYGAIFSIPCAAAERFLISMISMYYDPATILFVWMENTVGVALVEEFSKWLVLMLIVWKNRNFDYRYDGIVYAVSASLGFAALENILYVVSYGTGVSIGRAIFAIPGHATFGVFMGYWLSRAKTFWLDGKTGRMKFCKLLALGIPMLIHGAYDFLLSEQVAALGYQYVFYIYVILLDFFAWRIIKHEFRTDRPL; this is encoded by the coding sequence ATGAAATTCATTTTATATTTTATTCTGATTCCGGCCTTGCTTCCGGTTTTTCTGATTCTAAGATATGTATATTTACTCGATAAAAACGAGCGTGAGCCATTAAACTTTGTTCTGAAGGTTGTTATTTACGGGGCAATTTTTTCTATTCCTTGTGCTGCTGCAGAACGTTTTCTTATTTCAATGATCAGTATGTATTATGATCCTGCAACAATTCTGTTTGTATGGATGGAAAATACAGTTGGTGTTGCTCTGGTAGAAGAATTTTCTAAATGGCTTGTTCTTATGCTGATTGTCTGGAAAAACAGGAATTTTGATTACAGATATGATGGAATTGTTTACGCAGTTTCTGCCTCTTTAGGATTTGCAGCGCTGGAAAACATTTTGTATGTAGTTTCTTATGGAACAGGCGTTTCTATTGGACGTGCTATCTTTGCTATTCCGGGACATGCAACCTTCGGCGTTTTCATGGGCTACTGGCTCAGCCGTGCAAAAACTTTCTGGCTGGATGGTAAAACAGGCAGAATGAAGTTCTGTAAACTTCTTGCATTGGGTATTCCTATGCTGATTCATGGAGCTTATGATTTCCTCCTTTCTGAACAGGTAGCAGCGCTTGGATATCAGTATGTCTTCTATATTTATGTTATTCTGCTTGATTTCTTTGCATGGCGCATTATTAAGCATGAATTCCGTACAGATAGACCACTGTAA
- the hslU gene encoding ATP-dependent protease ATPase subunit HslU → MENNENKTELTPKQIVEKLDGYIIGQEKAKRAVAVALRNRFRRLKLPEEIRDEVAPKNILMIGPTGCGKTEIARRLAKLCGAPFLKVEATKYTEVGYVGRDVESMIRDLMAVGYNDVKAEMEDQLREKSVSVVEERLLDLLLPGTGKDDKKKSDGEKDKKTEIKPLGFLSQPSANEITIDLNKVAADMQDALNQANQAAAEQQKADEESAEKAAENHTREKFRQMLREGKLEDREVDMVVHRPQGMPNMEIIAGGSIDDLQNSMQGILNMMNGQGRSKKRTLTVKEARKILTEEVLDGMVDHDKVADEAKKRVEQSGIIFIDEIDKIAVHGESHGQDVSREGVQRDILPIVEGSNVNTKFGVIDTTHILFIAAGAFSVAAPSDLIPELQGRFPLRVELDSLHKDDFKRILSEPKNSLIMQYTSLLETEGVKLDITEDALDRMSVVAEEVNSSAENIGARRLHTIMEKVLADINFEADEHAGETIKIDAAYVDEKLEGISQNQDLSRYIL, encoded by the coding sequence ATGGAAAATAACGAAAATAAAACAGAACTTACACCAAAACAGATTGTAGAAAAACTTGACGGATATATTATCGGACAGGAAAAGGCAAAACGTGCCGTAGCCGTTGCGCTCCGTAACCGCTTCCGCCGCCTTAAGCTTCCGGAAGAAATCCGTGATGAAGTTGCTCCAAAAAATATTTTGATGATTGGACCAACCGGTTGTGGTAAAACAGAAATTGCCCGCCGTCTTGCAAAGCTCTGCGGTGCACCTTTCTTAAAGGTTGAAGCTACTAAGTACACCGAGGTTGGTTATGTTGGCCGCGATGTAGAAAGCATGATCCGCGACCTTATGGCTGTAGGCTACAATGACGTTAAAGCCGAGATGGAAGATCAGCTTCGCGAAAAATCAGTAAGCGTTGTTGAAGAGCGCCTTCTTGATTTGCTTTTACCTGGAACTGGAAAAGACGATAAAAAGAAATCTGATGGCGAAAAAGACAAGAAAACTGAAATTAAGCCTCTCGGTTTTTTGAGCCAGCCAAGTGCAAATGAAATTACAATTGACTTAAACAAGGTTGCCGCTGATATGCAGGATGCTTTGAATCAGGCTAATCAGGCAGCTGCAGAACAGCAGAAAGCTGATGAAGAGTCTGCTGAAAAGGCTGCAGAAAATCATACTCGTGAAAAATTCCGCCAGATGCTCCGCGAAGGTAAACTTGAAGACCGCGAAGTAGACATGGTTGTTCACCGTCCACAGGGAATGCCTAATATGGAAATTATTGCCGGTGGCAGTATCGACGACCTTCAGAACAGCATGCAGGGAATCCTAAATATGATGAACGGTCAGGGTCGTAGTAAAAAGCGTACCCTTACTGTAAAAGAAGCACGTAAGATTCTTACAGAAGAAGTTCTCGACGGAATGGTTGATCACGATAAAGTTGCTGATGAAGCAAAGAAGCGTGTAGAGCAGAGCGGAATTATATTTATTGATGAAATTGATAAGATTGCCGTTCACGGCGAAAGCCATGGACAGGACGTAAGCCGCGAAGGTGTTCAGCGCGATATCCTTCCAATCGTTGAAGGAAGCAATGTAAATACAAAGTTCGGTGTAATCGATACAACACACATTCTCTTTATTGCAGCCGGTGCTTTCAGCGTTGCTGCTCCAAGTGATTTGATTCCGGAACTTCAGGGACGCTTCCCGCTGCGTGTTGAACTTGATTCTCTCCACAAAGATGATTTCAAGCGCATCCTCAGCGAACCAAAGAACAGCCTGATTATGCAGTACACATCACTGCTCGAAACAGAAGGTGTTAAACTCGATATCACAGAAGATGCTTTGGACCGCATGAGTGTGGTTGCAGAAGAGGTTAATTCAAGTGCCGAAAATATTGGTGCCCGCCGCCTTCACACAATCATGGAAAAGGTTCTTGCAGACATCAACTTCGAAGCTGATGAACATGCCGGCGAAACTATCAAGATTGATGCCGCATATGTAGACGAAAAACTTGAAGGCATTAGCCAGAATCAGGATTTGTCTAGATATATTCTTTAG